A genomic region of uncultured Acidilobus sp. JCHS contains the following coding sequences:
- a CDS encoding putative Zn-ribbon RNA-binding protein with a function in translation, which translates to MSAVLVRKIDMLDPVQPPICTSCGRLIHPKERAVAFYCPNCGKALIWRCEKCRKQGAPYRCPNCGFVGP; encoded by the coding sequence ATGTCAGCGGTGCTGGTCAGGAAGATCGACATGCTTGACCCCGTTCAGCCGCCCATATGTACTAGCTGTGGAAGGCTGATACACCCTAAGGAGAGGGCCGTGGCCTTCTACTGCCCCAACTGCGGCAAGGCGCTGATATGGCGCTGCGAGAAGTGCAGGAAGCAGGGCGCCCCCTACAGGTGCCCCAACTGCGGCTTCGTGGGGCCGTAA
- a CDS encoding putative butyrate kinase → MRALGIDPGTGTFDLAVVDGERVVYEDSLPAAEVAEDPERLVRAIEASRADVIAAPSGYGVPFTWASDVRDPLRFTYEVLLLSTREQIAKASGELGVKVYEALALVVSQLVKADVRAVFVPSVILLRTVPAYRKYNKVDMGTADKLASALIAVHGLARRKGVRPSEVSAVVLELGFGYNSAISVLRGRVVDGIGGTYASFGPLTAGSLDLEVVVGAPSWSRFDVYKGGLAEVCGTYDLREAERRYEAGEEPCASAYRAWLEGVLKDVARASVPIGREAGTVVLNGRYSGLRSLREALREAMPDVEVVEGSRLPGSSVTKEASQGYAAMAAHAAGGGEGLLEEVMRVADIDSACGTVADYVVHPAAAPLKERVRRAYVESVARPKLCP, encoded by the coding sequence ATGAGGGCCCTGGGCATAGACCCAGGCACTGGCACCTTCGACCTAGCTGTTGTGGACGGCGAGAGGGTGGTCTATGAGGACAGCCTCCCCGCAGCTGAGGTGGCTGAGGACCCGGAGAGGCTCGTAAGGGCCATAGAGGCCTCCAGGGCTGACGTCATAGCCGCCCCCTCAGGTTACGGCGTCCCCTTCACCTGGGCAAGCGACGTCAGGGACCCCCTCAGGTTCACCTACGAGGTCCTCCTGCTCAGCACGCGGGAGCAGATAGCCAAGGCCTCAGGAGAGCTGGGGGTCAAGGTCTACGAGGCGCTGGCGCTCGTGGTGAGCCAGCTGGTCAAGGCCGACGTAAGGGCGGTCTTCGTGCCCTCCGTCATACTCCTCAGGACTGTGCCAGCCTACAGGAAGTACAACAAGGTCGACATGGGGACAGCTGACAAGCTGGCCTCAGCCCTCATAGCTGTTCACGGCCTGGCCAGGAGGAAAGGGGTAAGGCCAAGCGAGGTCAGCGCGGTGGTGCTGGAGCTCGGCTTCGGCTACAACTCTGCCATAAGCGTGCTCAGGGGGAGGGTGGTCGACGGCATAGGGGGCACCTACGCCTCCTTCGGCCCGCTGACCGCTGGCTCGCTGGACCTGGAGGTGGTCGTAGGGGCGCCGTCCTGGAGCAGGTTTGACGTATACAAGGGGGGCCTCGCCGAGGTCTGTGGCACGTACGACCTGAGGGAGGCCGAGCGCAGGTATGAGGCTGGGGAGGAGCCCTGCGCCTCCGCCTACAGGGCCTGGCTTGAGGGCGTGCTAAAGGACGTGGCCAGGGCCTCGGTGCCTATAGGCAGGGAGGCCGGCACTGTTGTGCTCAATGGGAGGTACTCAGGCCTGAGGAGCCTGAGGGAGGCCCTTAGGGAGGCGATGCCCGACGTTGAGGTCGTGGAGGGCAGCAGGCTCCCCGGCTCCTCAGTAACTAAGGAGGCCTCTCAGGGCTACGCAGCCATGGCTGCCCACGCGGCCGGCGGGGGAGAGGGGCTGCTCGAGGAGGTCATGAGGGTTGCTGACATAGACTCGGCCTGCGGCACGGTAGCTGACTACGTAGTCCACCCTGCGGCAGCCCCCCTGAAGGAGAGGGTCAGGAGGGCCTACGTGGAGAGCGTGGCCAGGCCTAAGCTCTGCCCTTAG
- a CDS encoding Glycosyltransferases involved in cell wall biogenesis, translating to MDERPRLTVVVPTYNEADNVRPLYERLAKALNGVNYEVLFVDDNSPDGTADVIRELAKGDKRVRLMVRVGRRGLGTAIVDGLRAARGVYAVVMDADLQHPPEVLPSMLKAAEETGADIVVASRYMKGGGTEGWSAVRRLISWGATAIARLLVPEVRRTSDPMSGLFLIRKDRVSLEGANPTGYKALLEILYRNPQAKVVDIPYVFRRRERGKSKLGLGTMVEYLWHVITVSRPVKFAVVGAIGTGVNEGVAALIMYLLGNYTAAFVGGIEVSILSNFVLNDLWTFRDRRSGRWYHRLLRYHVMVAPAGLTIFFVAEILARMFKVYALLALFIGILAGFIVNYTLSSRNVWKVLKQS from the coding sequence GTGGACGAGAGGCCGCGGCTGACGGTAGTGGTGCCTACCTATAACGAGGCTGATAACGTCCGCCCCCTCTACGAAAGGCTAGCAAAGGCCCTTAACGGGGTTAACTATGAGGTCCTGTTCGTAGACGATAACAGCCCTGACGGTACGGCTGACGTAATCAGGGAACTGGCCAAGGGGGACAAGAGGGTGAGGCTTATGGTCAGGGTGGGCAGGAGGGGGCTGGGCACAGCCATAGTTGATGGCCTAAGGGCCGCGAGGGGGGTGTACGCGGTCGTTATGGACGCTGACCTCCAGCACCCCCCTGAGGTGCTCCCCTCCATGTTGAAGGCGGCGGAGGAGACGGGGGCCGACATAGTTGTAGCGAGCAGGTACATGAAGGGGGGAGGCACGGAGGGCTGGAGCGCCGTAAGGAGGCTGATAAGCTGGGGGGCCACGGCGATAGCCCGGCTCCTGGTGCCCGAGGTAAGGAGGACCAGCGACCCGATGTCAGGTCTCTTCCTGATAAGGAAGGACAGGGTGAGCCTTGAGGGGGCTAACCCAACTGGCTACAAGGCCCTGCTGGAGATCCTCTACAGGAACCCGCAGGCCAAGGTTGTTGACATACCTTACGTGTTCAGGAGGAGGGAGAGGGGGAAGAGCAAGCTGGGCCTCGGGACGATGGTCGAGTACCTCTGGCATGTGATAACGGTCTCCAGGCCCGTGAAGTTCGCCGTGGTCGGCGCCATAGGCACCGGGGTGAACGAGGGCGTGGCGGCGCTCATTATGTATCTCCTGGGTAACTACACGGCGGCCTTCGTGGGGGGCATAGAGGTCAGCATACTGAGCAACTTCGTCCTGAACGACCTCTGGACCTTCAGGGACAGGAGGTCAGGCAGGTGGTACCACAGGCTCCTCAGGTACCACGTTATGGTGGCCCCCGCTGGGCTCACGATATTCTTCGTGGCTGAGATTCTGGCCAGGATGTTCAAGGTCTACGCGCTGCTGGCGCTCTTCATAGGCATATTGGCGGGCTTCATAGTCAACTACACCCTCTCCTCAAGGAACGTCTGGAAGGTCCTCAAGCAGTCATGA
- a CDS encoding Multiple antibiotic transporter: MTTYQFSLVGLGEAIVTLFVVLDPFAVVPFYVTTVQRLPRERRPGFLRTLIEAAVFMLLAFVIVGDYMLKLLGVTLNDFRIAAGVILLVYAVSSLFDIEIGAPRAPEEVERQAIVPLATPLLAGPGSISTALYFRYIYGYPIALISIAVNAVIAYVILYLGERLLRVLGRHGSLLIDKFMSLILAGFAVSLIRTSI, encoded by the coding sequence TTGACCACCTATCAGTTCTCGCTGGTGGGGCTTGGGGAAGCCATAGTAACGCTGTTCGTGGTTCTTGACCCCTTCGCTGTGGTGCCGTTCTACGTGACTACTGTTCAGCGGCTCCCTCGCGAGAGGAGGCCGGGGTTCCTGAGGACGCTTATTGAGGCGGCGGTATTCATGCTGCTGGCCTTCGTTATAGTAGGTGACTATATGCTTAAGCTCCTTGGCGTGACCCTCAACGACTTCAGGATAGCAGCTGGCGTGATACTGCTCGTCTATGCCGTGTCCAGCCTCTTCGATATAGAGATAGGGGCTCCAAGGGCTCCTGAGGAGGTAGAGAGGCAAGCCATAGTGCCGCTCGCTACGCCCCTCTTGGCTGGGCCTGGCAGCATATCAACTGCCCTGTACTTCAGGTACATTTACGGGTACCCTATAGCGTTGATAAGCATAGCCGTCAATGCCGTGATAGCCTACGTTATACTTTACCTAGGCGAGAGGCTCCTGAGGGTCCTGGGCAGGCACGGGAGCCTGCTAATTGACAAGTTCATGAGCCTCATCCTGGCTGGGTTCGCCGTGAGCCTCATCAGGACATCGATTTAG
- a CDS encoding translation elongation factor aEF-1 beta — protein MARVAVLLTVIPSSIDVNLSELLRGIERALPVDFKVLSSGEEPLAFGIKALKILVSMPEDYEGGTDALEEAVRSVQGVEDVQVEAVTRLGA, from the coding sequence ATGGCCAGGGTAGCTGTCCTCCTGACGGTGATCCCGTCATCGATAGACGTCAACCTCTCGGAGCTCCTGAGGGGGATTGAGAGGGCCCTCCCCGTGGACTTCAAGGTCTTGAGCTCAGGGGAGGAGCCCCTGGCCTTTGGAATCAAGGCCCTGAAGATATTGGTGTCGATGCCTGAGGACTACGAGGGGGGCACGGACGCGCTCGAGGAGGCGGTAAGGTCAGTGCAGGGGGTTGAGGACGTTCAGGTAGAGGCGGTGACGAGGTTAGGCGCTTGA
- a CDS encoding Nucleoside-diphosphate-sugar pyrophosphorylase involved in lipopolysaccharide biosynthesis/translation initiation factor 2B, gamma/epsilon subunits (eIF-2Bgamma/eIF-2Bepsilon) — MSLTAAVLAGGEGTRFRPYTDLIPKPMIPLGPDERPVADLVVNLLIKGGVTHVVFLVGYKWRYIRNYFGYGDRFGIKIDYSVDDETYRNTGGSLLKAYKHHLLDSDPIVVWYGDILAPIRASDVAEAHRKLNADALIVLASRYQVPVGVAEVDGEGNVTKLREKPWLDMKVSIGVLTLRPGLLEEFEGELGTSFDIMGDLVPAMIRAGKKVKAYIYDGPWVDVGSLERYKKIDEDLLRRVTQPD; from the coding sequence TTGTCCCTCACTGCAGCCGTCCTGGCAGGAGGAGAGGGCACAAGGTTTAGGCCTTACACGGACCTCATACCGAAGCCCATGATACCTCTAGGCCCTGACGAGAGGCCCGTGGCCGACCTGGTAGTTAACCTGCTCATAAAGGGCGGGGTAACCCATGTCGTGTTCCTGGTAGGCTATAAGTGGAGGTATATCAGGAACTACTTTGGCTACGGCGACAGGTTCGGGATAAAGATAGACTACAGCGTCGACGATGAGACCTACAGGAACACCGGAGGCTCTCTCCTCAAGGCCTACAAGCACCACCTCCTTGACAGCGACCCCATAGTGGTCTGGTACGGCGACATCTTGGCGCCCATAAGGGCGTCAGATGTGGCAGAGGCCCACAGGAAGCTCAACGCCGACGCCCTTATAGTGCTGGCGTCGAGGTACCAGGTCCCCGTCGGCGTAGCGGAAGTTGATGGCGAAGGGAACGTGACGAAACTTAGGGAGAAGCCATGGCTTGACATGAAGGTCTCCATAGGCGTCCTCACGCTCAGGCCAGGCCTGTTAGAGGAGTTCGAGGGGGAGCTCGGGACGTCCTTCGATATAATGGGGGACCTCGTGCCAGCCATGATAAGGGCTGGCAAGAAGGTCAAGGCGTACATCTACGACGGCCCGTGGGTTGACGTGGGAAGCCTCGAGAGGTATAAGAAAATAGATGAGGACCTTCTGAGGAGGGTGACGCAGCCGGACTAG
- a CDS encoding putative pseudouridylate synthase, whose translation MEDPVEQAEKLLADVPLCDRCLGRLFAMLGRGLSNAERGRALKLAVMMRLHARIREGDKEALERFRAIAPNIGQPASRLYEELFGSRLEVRQCYLCDGVLDAFIEEAARKAFEVLKEYNVRKFLIGVRVAPKYINGEEELKAKYQLKYGESLKSELKREIGKLIQARYGLEPEFSRPEGVATIEFPEGLVEVSIRRLGVSATYRRWDRWSPIRPYEEHPLVQGLVKAFEGSSASIYGLVRDETGVRVLGLGVPLVVEVSKPKTRGALSRGDRVQVIGSELEVNDLDVEPPGQESLSRRVRLYRCVIMSESPLSEAALSLASSSLTGKQVSQRVGPHEATASVRGVSCRLVADHVAECLVAADERLYVRELVTGEGTSPSLAEALGSRLDCLEFDLLGVIASR comes from the coding sequence TTGGAGGACCCCGTTGAGCAGGCTGAGAAGCTGCTGGCTGACGTGCCTTTGTGCGACAGATGCCTCGGCAGGCTCTTCGCCATGCTGGGCCGCGGCCTAAGCAATGCCGAGAGGGGGAGGGCGCTTAAGCTCGCCGTCATGATGAGGCTTCACGCCAGGATAAGGGAGGGCGATAAGGAGGCCCTTGAGAGGTTCAGGGCTATTGCGCCTAACATAGGCCAGCCTGCTTCAAGGCTCTATGAAGAGCTGTTCGGGTCAAGGCTCGAGGTTCGTCAATGCTACCTGTGCGACGGCGTTCTGGACGCATTCATCGAGGAGGCTGCAAGGAAGGCCTTCGAGGTCCTCAAGGAGTATAACGTGAGGAAGTTCCTCATCGGGGTCAGGGTGGCCCCTAAGTACATAAACGGGGAGGAGGAGCTCAAGGCAAAGTATCAGCTGAAGTATGGGGAGTCCCTGAAGTCAGAGCTGAAGAGAGAGATAGGTAAGCTAATCCAGGCCCGCTATGGCCTTGAGCCGGAGTTCTCGAGGCCAGAGGGTGTGGCCACGATCGAGTTCCCAGAGGGCCTCGTAGAGGTTTCAATCAGACGCCTTGGGGTTAGCGCCACGTACAGGAGGTGGGACAGGTGGTCCCCTATCAGGCCCTATGAGGAGCACCCGCTCGTGCAGGGTCTCGTGAAGGCCTTCGAGGGGTCTTCGGCCTCCATTTACGGCCTGGTGAGGGACGAGACAGGGGTGAGGGTCCTTGGCCTCGGCGTCCCACTGGTAGTTGAGGTCAGCAAGCCGAAGACAAGGGGAGCGCTGAGCCGCGGCGACAGGGTCCAGGTAATAGGGTCAGAGCTTGAGGTGAACGACCTCGATGTCGAGCCCCCAGGCCAGGAGTCGCTCTCGAGGAGGGTCAGGCTGTACAGGTGCGTCATAATGTCCGAGTCGCCCCTCTCCGAGGCTGCGCTCTCCCTCGCATCATCGTCGCTGACGGGGAAGCAGGTCAGCCAGCGCGTAGGACCCCATGAGGCTACCGCGTCAGTTAGGGGCGTCTCGTGTCGTCTTGTGGCCGATCATGTGGCTGAGTGCCTCGTGGCGGCTGACGAGAGGCTTTACGTACGTGAGCTAGTGACGGGCGAGGGGACTTCGCCGAGCCTAGCGGAGGCTTTAGGCTCCAGGCTGGACTGCTTAGAGTTTGACCTCCTTGGAGTCATAGCGTCACGTTGA
- a CDS encoding Universal stress protein UspA and related nucleotide-binding protein translates to MYKRILVGYDGSEGGEKALRKAVELAKAFSSELCLLTVIPPSSMAFGEIVVPDAVNLSLIIESSRKKLAEVASRLEGEGLKVRFDVLTGDPGDTIVGYADVNGCDLIVLGRRRLSRLERLVLGSVTHKVAGKSTKADVLVVP, encoded by the coding sequence TTGTACAAGAGGATCCTTGTGGGCTATGACGGCAGCGAGGGCGGCGAGAAGGCGCTCAGGAAGGCCGTTGAGCTGGCTAAGGCGTTCAGCAGCGAGCTCTGCCTCCTAACAGTGATACCTCCCAGCTCGATGGCGTTCGGCGAGATAGTAGTGCCTGACGCGGTTAACCTCTCGCTGATAATAGAGTCCTCAAGGAAGAAGCTCGCGGAGGTCGCCTCTAGGCTTGAGGGCGAGGGGCTTAAGGTCAGGTTTGACGTCCTCACCGGCGACCCAGGCGACACCATAGTCGGCTACGCTGACGTCAACGGCTGCGACCTCATAGTCCTCGGCAGGAGGAGGCTCTCAAGGCTTGAAAGGCTTGTCCTGGGCAGCGTGACCCACAAGGTGGCGGGCAAGTCCACTAAGGCTGACGTGCTAGTTGTGCCTTAG
- a CDS encoding putative phosphoesterase, related to the Icc protein, with product MGDPRLLATSDVHSPEYLQDFVGSLSKVKGRPCLFLFAGDVIDRGRAEAARPVFEAAERLGGRLVATFGNEEYQEVWGRMRTLYPQVDWLVDEYRVYDCGGVSVAVVGTPGSLDRPTKWQAKNLPGVEKIYEERVERVRELLLRARSEAQFVVLLSHYAAAKANLKGEDPRAYPYLYSSKMEKVVRELRPTIVIHGHAHNGQTYSVVNGVPVYNVAFPLNRAPVWVRRAVVGLEQFLT from the coding sequence TTGGGGGACCCCAGACTGCTAGCGACCTCAGATGTCCACTCGCCTGAGTACCTGCAGGACTTCGTTGGCTCGCTGTCAAAGGTGAAGGGAAGGCCTTGCCTCTTCCTCTTCGCTGGGGACGTCATAGACCGAGGGAGGGCTGAGGCCGCCAGGCCCGTCTTTGAGGCCGCAGAACGCCTAGGGGGCAGGCTGGTGGCGACCTTTGGCAATGAGGAGTACCAGGAGGTCTGGGGCAGGATGAGGACGCTCTACCCCCAGGTTGACTGGCTAGTCGATGAGTACAGGGTCTACGACTGCGGGGGCGTCTCCGTCGCGGTCGTCGGGACCCCAGGGTCCCTTGATAGGCCCACCAAGTGGCAGGCCAAGAACTTACCAGGAGTTGAGAAGATCTACGAGGAGAGGGTGGAGCGGGTCAGGGAGCTCCTGCTGAGGGCCAGGTCCGAGGCTCAGTTCGTCGTCCTGCTCTCCCACTATGCCGCGGCTAAGGCCAACCTTAAGGGCGAGGACCCCCGCGCCTACCCTTACCTATACAGCTCAAAGATGGAAAAGGTGGTCAGGGAGCTGAGACCCACCATAGTCATACACGGCCACGCCCACAACGGACAGACGTACTCCGTGGTCAACGGGGTGCCAGTCTACAACGTCGCGTTCCCCCTTAACAGGGCCCCCGTGTGGGTCAGGAGAGCCGTTGTAGGCCTCGAGCAGTTCCTGACCTGA
- a CDS encoding Na+/H+ antiporter NhaD and related arsenite permease, translating to MAFAAFMGIAASVANTNEIKTYVDWDVILFLIGMFSIAAMAEESGLLEYLFSSVIYRARTKRAALYLLTMTFGLLAAIAVNDAVAAMGSIIAVPVAKALSLDPELVVLVLAFSVTIGSTMTPIGNPQNMLIAVQSGVREPLTTFLLYLAPPTIVNLVVTAYLLDRLYGVRPEPLKAPYRMPEEVIRNRRDAYISGVALVTVIALLAVNDYLELRGRPLVRDIGVIPFTVAAATYIASSNPREVIRRVDWSTILFFIVMFVAMAAVWYSGILMPLFQALLPRLSEGVWSALRITAASLAYSQVLSNVPFTALFVPYMQRLGFTGSNALAWTTLAMATTIAGNLTILGAASNVIILESIESRHGVTVSYWRFMKVGALVTLINIAIYLAYMVPLSLILH from the coding sequence ATGGCCTTTGCGGCGTTCATGGGCATAGCAGCAAGCGTAGCTAACACCAATGAGATAAAGACGTACGTCGACTGGGACGTGATACTTTTCCTCATAGGCATGTTCAGCATAGCTGCCATGGCCGAGGAGTCCGGGCTGCTCGAGTACCTCTTCTCCTCGGTCATCTATAGGGCCCGCACCAAAAGGGCTGCCCTGTACCTGCTTACCATGACCTTCGGGCTCCTCGCTGCGATAGCTGTGAACGATGCTGTCGCGGCTATGGGGTCCATCATAGCCGTCCCTGTCGCCAAAGCGCTCAGCCTTGACCCGGAGCTTGTAGTTCTAGTCCTGGCCTTCTCAGTCACCATAGGCTCAACCATGACGCCTATTGGAAACCCGCAGAACATGCTCATAGCGGTCCAGTCGGGGGTCAGGGAGCCCCTCACAACGTTCCTGTTGTATCTCGCGCCCCCAACCATCGTTAACCTCGTGGTGACCGCGTACCTGCTGGACAGACTTTACGGCGTCAGGCCGGAGCCCCTCAAGGCCCCCTACAGGATGCCTGAGGAGGTCATAAGGAACAGGAGGGACGCCTACATTTCGGGTGTAGCGCTGGTCACGGTCATAGCCCTTCTGGCGGTGAACGACTACCTCGAGCTCAGGGGCAGGCCGCTGGTCAGGGATATAGGCGTGATCCCCTTCACGGTGGCGGCAGCCACTTACATAGCCTCGAGCAACCCAAGGGAGGTCATAAGGAGGGTCGACTGGAGCACCATACTCTTCTTCATAGTGATGTTCGTGGCCATGGCCGCCGTCTGGTACTCAGGCATCCTGATGCCCCTCTTTCAGGCCCTGCTGCCACGCCTCTCCGAGGGCGTCTGGTCAGCGCTTAGGATAACGGCGGCCTCGCTGGCCTACAGCCAGGTCCTGAGCAACGTGCCCTTCACGGCCCTCTTCGTGCCCTACATGCAGCGCCTGGGGTTCACGGGCAGCAACGCCCTGGCCTGGACCACGCTTGCCATGGCCACCACCATAGCTGGTAACCTGACGATCCTCGGGGCCGCCTCAAACGTGATAATCCTGGAGTCCATAGAGTCGAGGCACGGCGTCACCGTCAGCTACTGGAGGTTCATGAAGGTGGGCGCCCTTGTGACCCTGATAAACATCGCCATATACCTGGCCTACATGGTCCCGCTGTCGCTGATCCTTCACTGA
- a CDS encoding putative RNA-binding protein, eukaryotic snRNP-like encodes MARRSMSALDVFAWVSAARGYLVGERVDNVYQEGNLLALRVRGRYGDHLLAEPSVRVHMSSRFRPQGPPEGGLGRALRGTVRGQRITDIKQVGFDRVVEVVFESGHRLIVELLPRGVAALVTPSGLLQASTSYFEAKDRVLRRGQQYLYPPLRLDDPFSLPPDRLLSNIVSSRASDLVRSLVLSLGIPGEAAEEAIRRAQLSPTMKPQDLTAQQAELLSQSLRSIREETSAGRGYLVIAGGRPVEADPFRPTVSEAEVREFETLDEALDELFSAHAREVSAPSRLEAERQRLLRSLEAAKRESLEYARRAEELEAQANALASHYEAAQSAIECIRRKAGECSPIVKSFNRSSGDLVLDLEGVEVRVKVYEDVDEAVKRLYREAGELRAKSQRAASAEAEVKERLARLEEELRLQELRERARRRKREWYERYHWLVTSSGFLAIGGRDADQNESIVRKYLRDDDIFLHADIHGAPAVVVFASGCSVPEGDIEEAAVLTAAYSRAWKGGMGYVNVYWVMGSQVSKSPPAGEYLTKGAFMVYGKKNYVQPVRLELYLGVALDEEGLPVVAVGPESVVAPQSLSYVRLVPGDEKVEELALEALEAMAKQAPSPDLVRSLDPSEVAARLPGRGRIAGAWRGEGRGVRRPSAPPCRTSSAG; translated from the coding sequence TTGGCCAGGAGGTCCATGAGCGCCCTTGACGTTTTCGCCTGGGTGAGCGCGGCCAGGGGCTACCTCGTGGGGGAGAGGGTGGATAACGTCTACCAGGAGGGGAACCTGCTGGCGCTGAGGGTCAGGGGCAGGTACGGCGACCACCTCTTAGCAGAGCCTTCCGTGAGGGTCCACATGAGCTCACGCTTCAGGCCACAAGGCCCTCCAGAGGGAGGGCTGGGAAGAGCCCTGAGGGGCACCGTGAGGGGACAGAGGATAACTGACATAAAGCAGGTGGGCTTCGACAGGGTCGTTGAGGTTGTCTTTGAGAGCGGCCACAGGCTCATAGTTGAGCTCCTGCCGAGGGGGGTCGCGGCGCTAGTTACGCCAAGCGGTTTGCTGCAGGCCTCCACGTCCTACTTTGAGGCTAAGGACAGGGTCCTTAGGAGGGGGCAGCAGTACCTGTACCCGCCGCTCAGACTTGACGACCCCTTCTCTTTACCTCCTGACAGGCTTCTCTCGAACATAGTTAGCTCAAGGGCTTCAGACCTGGTCAGGTCACTTGTGCTCTCCCTGGGCATCCCAGGCGAAGCGGCCGAGGAGGCCATCAGGAGGGCCCAGCTAAGCCCAACTATGAAGCCCCAGGACTTAACTGCCCAACAGGCTGAGCTGCTCTCCCAGTCCCTAAGGTCGATCAGGGAGGAGACCTCGGCCGGCAGAGGCTACCTAGTGATAGCTGGAGGTCGTCCGGTGGAGGCAGACCCCTTCAGGCCCACGGTGTCAGAGGCCGAGGTGAGGGAGTTCGAGACGCTTGACGAGGCCCTTGACGAGCTCTTCTCGGCCCACGCCCGTGAGGTCTCTGCGCCCTCAAGGCTCGAGGCGGAGAGGCAGAGGCTCCTGAGGAGCCTTGAGGCTGCCAAGAGGGAGTCGCTGGAGTACGCGCGGAGGGCTGAGGAGCTCGAGGCGCAGGCCAACGCTCTTGCCTCCCATTACGAGGCGGCACAGAGCGCTATAGAGTGCATAAGGCGCAAGGCTGGCGAGTGCAGCCCTATTGTCAAGTCCTTCAACAGGTCCTCAGGGGACCTAGTCCTAGACCTGGAAGGCGTTGAGGTCAGGGTCAAGGTGTATGAGGACGTTGATGAAGCCGTCAAGAGGCTCTACAGGGAGGCTGGCGAGCTGAGGGCCAAGTCCCAGAGGGCTGCCTCAGCCGAGGCTGAGGTCAAGGAGAGGCTGGCGAGGCTCGAGGAGGAGCTCAGGCTCCAGGAGCTCAGGGAGAGGGCCAGGAGGAGGAAGAGGGAGTGGTACGAGAGGTACCACTGGCTCGTTACGTCATCAGGGTTCCTGGCCATAGGCGGGAGGGACGCTGACCAGAACGAGAGCATAGTCAGGAAGTACCTGAGGGATGACGACATATTCCTTCACGCTGATATACACGGGGCGCCGGCGGTGGTCGTCTTCGCCTCTGGGTGCAGCGTGCCCGAGGGCGACATAGAGGAGGCGGCCGTCCTAACGGCGGCCTACAGCAGGGCGTGGAAGGGAGGCATGGGCTACGTTAACGTCTACTGGGTCATGGGGTCGCAGGTCTCCAAGTCGCCCCCGGCGGGCGAGTACTTGACTAAGGGGGCCTTCATGGTCTACGGCAAGAAGAACTACGTTCAGCCCGTTAGGCTAGAGCTGTACCTCGGCGTGGCCCTTGATGAGGAGGGGCTGCCAGTGGTTGCAGTTGGGCCTGAGAGCGTCGTCGCGCCTCAGTCTCTCTCATACGTCAGGCTGGTCCCTGGCGACGAGAAGGTGGAGGAGCTAGCGCTGGAGGCCCTGGAGGCGATGGCGAAGCAGGCCCCCAGCCCTGACCTGGTGAGGTCCCTTGACCCGTCCGAGGTGGCGGCTCGCCTTCCCGGCAGGGGCCGCATAGCTGGGGCCTGGAGAGGGGAGGGGAGAGGGGTGAGGAGGCCATCAGCTCCCCCCTGCAGGACCTCCTCGGCAGGCTAA
- a CDS encoding putative phosphoesterase, SbcD/Mre11-related, with product MSVQLRDLRLLGRSPALVHELSSSLVISDVHLGYEDSMASQGVYLPRLQLRRAKLIIDEASKLGLSRIVVNGDLKHVFEKLTKGEKVEIAEFVRYAISKGFKDIVLVRGNHDTFVSQILRDFGVEVVEDYLDLGNGVLLTHGHKVVEGIRSGATVVIGHEHPSLEINMAGAKVKLQVLLRAPLKSGGELVVLPAVSLYQTGTSVTPSPDTYLSPITKELAVLEEAVPVIVDREIGVVELPPLKELFSSWSL from the coding sequence ATGTCAGTACAGCTGAGGGACCTGAGGCTGCTAGGTAGGAGCCCGGCGCTGGTCCACGAGCTCTCCTCATCCCTCGTAATAAGTGATGTCCACCTGGGCTACGAGGACTCCATGGCCTCCCAGGGCGTGTACCTGCCAAGGCTTCAGCTGAGGAGGGCTAAGCTCATAATTGATGAGGCCTCTAAGCTAGGCCTCAGTAGAATCGTAGTGAACGGCGACCTAAAGCACGTCTTCGAGAAGCTGACCAAGGGGGAGAAGGTTGAGATAGCGGAGTTCGTAAGGTACGCCATCTCTAAGGGCTTTAAGGACATCGTTCTAGTCAGGGGGAACCACGACACCTTTGTCTCGCAGATCCTGAGGGACTTCGGCGTGGAGGTCGTTGAGGACTACCTTGACCTAGGCAACGGGGTCTTGCTAACTCATGGCCATAAGGTCGTTGAGGGGATCAGAAGCGGCGCGACCGTCGTAATAGGCCATGAGCACCCTAGCCTTGAGATTAACATGGCCGGAGCCAAGGTGAAGCTCCAGGTCCTCCTCAGAGCGCCGCTGAAGAGCGGAGGAGAGCTTGTAGTGCTGCCAGCGGTCAGCCTCTACCAGACCGGGACCTCGGTCACGCCAAGCCCTGACACGTACCTGTCCCCTATAACTAAGGAGCTGGCTGTGCTGGAGGAGGCTGTACCTGTTATAGTTGACAGGGAAATAGGAGTGGTGGAGCTTCCACCCCTGAAGGAGCTCTTCAGTAGCTGGTCACTTTAG